Genomic DNA from Streptomyces sp. AM 2-1-1:
GCGGCCCATCACGGACTCCAGAAGCCCGGGTTGCTGGCCGGACTCTCCCGTACGTACCAGCCGAAGGACGAGGAGGGCGAGCAGCTGCCGCCCGAGTCGACGCTGGTGCAGGTCAAGGCCGAGGACGTGCTGCGGGACACCGCCGCCGCGCTGACCCGCCTCTTCGACGTGACCGCCACCAAGGACTGGGCGAACTGCGCGGCCCGCGCGGACGTCACGGTCGAGGGCCGGGTGCTCGTCGCGGACGCTCCCGTCTCCTACCTCCTCTTCCTGGAGAAGCAGCTCACCGACATCGGTACCTTCGTCCGTAAGCTGCCGGTCCTGGACGCCTCCGAGGCGTGGGCGCAGGACCCCTCGACCGACGCCTGGAAGACCGAGCCGGTGCGCACCCTCCGGACGAAGAAGGTGCCCCGCAACCACGTGAAGGCGGAGGCGACCGAGAAACACCCCGCGCAGGTGGAGGTGTACTACGAGGACGTGCCGATCGGTTACTGGACGACGGTGAAGTTCTCCGGCGCCCTCGCCGCCCGCCGCGTACGGGAGCTGACGGAGCGGGTGGAGAAGCTCCAGCAGGCCGTGAAGTACGCCCGCGAGGAGGCCAACGCGGCCGAGGTCACCGACCAGCGGGTGGGTGATGCGGTATTCGGTTACCTCTTCGGGTGACCGACCATGGATTCCCCGGCCGCGGACGACCGCGGCCGGGGTGCGCGAGGAGCGCAAGCTGAAACTGAGGCTTGTCGTGACGGACGCGGTTCCGGTGGAGGTTCGAGTCCTCCCTCCGGCACGGGTGGTCCCTGCCCCGCGGCAGGGCGCCCCCGGTACGCACCGACTCCCGCCGGAGTGGCCCAACAGGCAGAGGCAGACCGCGATCAATCTCAGACTATTGCTCCAGACTCAGCATGGGCCGCCGATCGCCGGATCGACCGGACCGGGGCACAGCGACGTCGAATTGCCAGTTCGAATCTGGCCCGCAGAGCTCGATCTGCGGTAGTCCAAAGGCAGGACGCGACGACATCATGACTGACCCCGGTCCTTAAACGTGCCGGCGTGCGACGAAGGCGGCACCCACAGGGCCCGGAGGCCGGCTACGCCTCCGGGCCCGCTCCCGTTCCCGCGGCGCCACCCCGCGCCGCGACGACTCGCGGCGTGCCCTTCCCGCGCGCGGCGATCCCCCGCGACGACTCGCGGCATGCCCTTCCCGCGCGCGGTGATCCCCCGCGACGACTCGCGGCGTGCCCTTCCCGCGCGCGGCGATCCCCCGCGACGGCCCCGGCGTGCCCGTCATCGGCGTAATCCGGACCGGTGCGGGGGCGGTCCCGTGAAGCTGGCCCGGTGAGCGACGAGCGGGCGGGGTCCGGGACGGGCGACGCGACGGGCGCGGGGGACACGGTCCGGCTGACCGCCCTGTCGGACGGGATCTTCGCGATCGCCATGACCCTGCTGGTGCTCGACGTCCGGGTGCCCCCGGGGCTGGACGACGCCCGTTTCCGGGACGCCGTCCGCGACGCCCTCCCGGACCTGGGGGCCTACGCGCTGAGCTTCGTGATCCTCGCCGGATTCTGGCGGGACCACCGGCGCACCATGGCGCTTGTACCCCGGTTCGAGGGAGCCCCGCTCCGGCTCGCGCTCGTCTGGCTCGGCGCCATCGCCTTCCTCCCCTTTCCGACCTCACTCCTCTCCGAGTACGCCTCCGAGCCGCTCGCGGTCGCCGTCTACGCGGGCACCGTCGCCGTCACCAACCTGCTGGGGCTGGGCGTTCTCCTGACCGGCCGGTCAGGCCCGACCGGCCGGGGGAAGGCCGGGGCGCCGGTGCGCGCCGCCGTGCGGACGGTGACCACGGACTCCTGGACGACGGCACTGGTCTTCGGCGCTTCCGTCCCGCTCGCCTTCGCGGTGCGCCCGGTCGTGGCGATCTGGTTCTGGCTCGCGGTCGTCCCGCTCAGAGCGCTGGTGCGCGGGTCCCGGCGTTCCTGAGGCGCGGGACGAACGCGAGGACGGCCCGGATCACTGCCGGTACCCCTCCAGGAAGCGGCCGATGCGGCTGATCGCGGCGTCCAGGTCGTCCGCCTGCGGCAGGGTGAGGATGCGGAAGTGGTCCGGCCGGGGCCAGTTGAAGCCGGTGCCCTGCACCACCTGGATCTTCTCCCGCAGCAGCAGATCGAGCACGAACCGCTCGTCGTCCACGATCCGGTGCACCTTCGGATCGATCCGGGGGAACGCGTAGAGCGCGCCCTTCGGCTTCACGCACGACACCCCCGGGATCTCGTTCAGCCTCTGCCAGGCGCGGTCGCGCTGTTCGTGCAGTCTGCCGCCCGGCGCGACGAGTTCCCGGATGCTCTGCCGGCCGCCGAGCGCGGCCTGGATGGCGTACTGCGCGGGAGCGTTGGCGCAGAGCCGCATGGAGGCCAGTGTGGTGAGGCCCTCCAGGTAGCCGCGCGCGTGCTGCTGCGGGCCGGTGACCACCAGCCACCCGGAGCGGAACCCCGCGACCCGGTACGTCTTCGACAGCCCGCTGAACGTGAGGCAGAGCAGGTCCGGGGCGAGGGCCGCGACGGGGTGGTGCACGGCGTCGTCGTAAAGGATCTGGTCGTAGATCTCGTCGGCGTACACCAGCAGTCCGTGGCGGCGGGCCAGATCGAGGATGCCTTCCAGCGTCTCCTTCGAGTAGACCGCGCCGGTGGGGTTGTTGGGGTTGATGATCACCACGGCCCTGGTGCGGTCGGTGATCTTCGAGGCCATGTCCGCGAGGTCCGGGTTCCACTCCGCCTGTTCGTCGCAGGCGTAGTGGACCGCCTTGCCGCCGGCCAGGGTGATGACCGCGGTCCACAGCGGGTAGTCGGGGCTCGGTACGAGGACCTCGTCACCGTCCTCGAGGAACGCCTGGACGGCCATGGAGATCAGCTCGGAGACGCCGTTGCCGAGGAAGATGTCGTCCACGTCGACGTCGGGCAGCCCCATCGCCTGGTAGCGCTGGGCGACCGCGCGGCGGGCGGACAGGATGCCGCGCGAGTCGGTGTAGCCGTGTGCCTGGGGGAGCATCCGGATCATGTCCTGAACGATCTCCTCGGGCGCCTCGAAACCGAAGAGCGCGGGGTTGCCCGTGTTGAGGCGGAGCACGCTGTGGCCCGCCTCCTCCAGGGCGTTCGCCTGCTCGATGACCGGTCCTCTGATCTCGTAACAGACCTCGTCGAGCTTGCTGGACTGCCGGAACTCCATGCGGTTCCTCCCCTGCCGATTGCGATACTTGGTTTTACCAAGCCTGACCTTGGAAAGTCCAACAACATGTCTAGACTGCGTCGTATGCCACGTCAGCAGCAGCCCGCAGCGCGCCCCGTACGCCGACGCAGTTACGACCAGTTCTGCGCCACCGCCCGAGCCCTGGACTCCGTCGGAGACCGGTGGACCCTGCTGATCGTCCGTGAACTGCTGGCCGGACCGCGCCGCTACACCGATCTGCACGCGGACCTGCCCGGCGTCAGCACGGACGTCCTCGCCTCCCGCCTCAAGGACATGGAGCAGAGCGGACTCGCCGTCCGCCGCAGGCTGCCGCCTCCCGCGGCCGCCTCCGTCTACGAACTCACCGGCCGGGGCAGGGAGCTCCTCCCCGTCCTCACCGCCCTCGCCCGGTGGGGCGCGCCGGCCCTGGACGAACGCCGCCCCACCGACGCCGTCCGCGCCCACTGGTTCGCTCTCCCGCTGCGGCGCTCCCTCGCGGCGACGGCCCACACCGGTGTGGTCGACGTGCACCTGGACGAGGGGGAGTTCCACGTACGCACCGGCGCGGTGGCCGACGGCGAGGAGGTCTACGGATACGGCGGCGCCCCCCACGCCGACGCCCGGATACTCCTGGAGGCCGAACTCTGCCTGGCCATGGGCCGGGACGAGATCACCTTCGCGCAGGCGGTCAAGGACGGGCGGATCGAGGTGCACGGCGAGAGCCCTCTCGCCACCGAACTGCGCGGCGCCTGACCGGCCGCCCCGCCCCCGGCCGGGGGCGGGGCGGTGGATGATGGGGGCGTGCGACTCGAAGCGATCACCTGGGACCGGCTGGCCGAGGCCCTCGCCGCGCACGCGGACGGGGCGGGCCCCGAGGGCGGCGGACCCTGGCTCCGGATCGGCGTCGACGGCGCCCCCGCCGCCGGCACCGGACCGCTCGCCGAGGCCGTCGCCCAGGAGCTGCGGCTGCGCGGACGCGCCGTGCTCGTCGTCTCCACCGAGGGGTTCCTGCGCCCGGCGAGCCTGCGGTACGAGTACGGCAAGCGGGACCCCGACTCCTACGCGGACGGCTGGTACGACACCAAGGCGCTGTGGCGCGAGGTGTTCGAGCCGCTGGAACCGGGCGGCGACGGCCGGGTGCTGCCGGACCTGTGGGACCCGGTCACCGACCGGGCCACCCGCAGCCCGTACCGGACGCTCCCGGAGGGCGGTGCGGTGGTGGTGCACGGGCCGTTGCTGCTGGGGCAGTGGTACCCCTTCGACCTCGCAGTCCATCTGCGGCTCTCGCCGGGCGCGCTGCGGCGGCGCACGGACGAGGGGGCGCAGTGGACGCTGCCCGCCTTCGCGCGGTACGAGGAGGAGACCGCACCCGCCGACCGCGCCGACGCCGTGGTCCGGGCAGACGACGCCCGCCATCCGGCCTGGACGGGGCTCCGTACGCGGGGGTGACTCCACGGGCCCGCCGTCCTCGGGACCGGCCGGGCGGCACGCCCCCGGGGCCGGTGGTGGCGCTTCCTCCCGGGCGTCCGCCGTAGCCGCAGGGCCCGTCGCGGTGTGCGCGGCGTCGCGGGATGGTGAGGGTCGTCCCCACTCCGGGGAGAAGTGGTGAGGACTCGATCATGAGCGGCGCTTTCTCCACCGCCACCGTCCGCGGGCGATAAAATGCCCCCCTTGTGGTCGCTT
This window encodes:
- a CDS encoding TMEM175 family protein translates to MSDERAGSGTGDATGAGDTVRLTALSDGIFAIAMTLLVLDVRVPPGLDDARFRDAVRDALPDLGAYALSFVILAGFWRDHRRTMALVPRFEGAPLRLALVWLGAIAFLPFPTSLLSEYASEPLAVAVYAGTVAVTNLLGLGVLLTGRSGPTGRGKAGAPVRAAVRTVTTDSWTTALVFGASVPLAFAVRPVVAIWFWLAVVPLRALVRGSRRS
- a CDS encoding pyridoxal phosphate-dependent aminotransferase, with amino-acid sequence MEFRQSSKLDEVCYEIRGPVIEQANALEEAGHSVLRLNTGNPALFGFEAPEEIVQDMIRMLPQAHGYTDSRGILSARRAVAQRYQAMGLPDVDVDDIFLGNGVSELISMAVQAFLEDGDEVLVPSPDYPLWTAVITLAGGKAVHYACDEQAEWNPDLADMASKITDRTRAVVIINPNNPTGAVYSKETLEGILDLARRHGLLVYADEIYDQILYDDAVHHPVAALAPDLLCLTFSGLSKTYRVAGFRSGWLVVTGPQQHARGYLEGLTTLASMRLCANAPAQYAIQAALGGRQSIRELVAPGGRLHEQRDRAWQRLNEIPGVSCVKPKGALYAFPRIDPKVHRIVDDERFVLDLLLREKIQVVQGTGFNWPRPDHFRILTLPQADDLDAAISRIGRFLEGYRQ
- a CDS encoding helix-turn-helix domain-containing protein, which gives rise to MPRQQQPAARPVRRRSYDQFCATARALDSVGDRWTLLIVRELLAGPRRYTDLHADLPGVSTDVLASRLKDMEQSGLAVRRRLPPPAAASVYELTGRGRELLPVLTALARWGAPALDERRPTDAVRAHWFALPLRRSLAATAHTGVVDVHLDEGEFHVRTGAVADGEEVYGYGGAPHADARILLEAELCLAMGRDEITFAQAVKDGRIEVHGESPLATELRGA
- a CDS encoding uridine kinase — its product is MRLEAITWDRLAEALAAHADGAGPEGGGPWLRIGVDGAPAAGTGPLAEAVAQELRLRGRAVLVVSTEGFLRPASLRYEYGKRDPDSYADGWYDTKALWREVFEPLEPGGDGRVLPDLWDPVTDRATRSPYRTLPEGGAVVVHGPLLLGQWYPFDLAVHLRLSPGALRRRTDEGAQWTLPAFARYEEETAPADRADAVVRADDARHPAWTGLRTRG